The window CGGTTGACCGAGACTCCGCCAGAGACGGCAGGCGGCGACTGATTGCCAGGCTGACCGTTCCTGTCGGGCGAGTTCGCAGATCCGCCTGACGAACTGGCACTACGACCGCCGCCGATGCCTGCGTGCTGGCCGTTGCTGCTGCTGCTGCCTTCGTGGGGCTCGCATCCCGGCGCGTGATGCCATTCGGTGTTCTCGTGGCGGATCAGGCGATCGACGCCGTAGACAGGACCGGTCGACGCATCGCAGTCGACTTCGAAAGCATCGATGGCGTCAACGACGAGCAGCGTCACCTGCTGAGTGGAGGAAGAGACCCCATCCACGGTCTCCGGCCGGGTGAGGGCCACCGTCGCCCTGGCGGCGGTTGGGCAGAGCCGCCAGCCGGGCACGTTTTCAGGAAGCACGCGTCCCCAGACGAGGTGGCCGGCGATCAGGTCGCGGAGGTCGCGACGTGCATCGGGCTTGGCCAGGCGTTCGAGTTCTGCTTCGCCGAGCTGCGTGAAAGCCGCGTTCGTCGGTGCGAACACCGTCACGTCGTGGGAGCCGTCCAGGACGCGGTGCAGGCCGACAAGCACGGCGAGTCGGCAGAACGTCTGGTGGTCGTCCTCCGATCGCAGCGTCGCCCAGGCGGAGTCGAACCGATCCGCAGAGGGCAACTGCGTGTGGGCGTGCGATTCGTCGTGCGCTAACGCTGCCGGTGCAAAAACGAGCAGCAGTGCAATGGTCCAGAGCGTCCTCACCCGTGCAGCCATGCCGCGAGCGTAACAGAAGCAGCGGCTGCCGCATGTTCCGAATCTGACTTCGGCTTGTCGGTCTTTCTGTCGCAGGGTCATTTGCGGCGTTGCGAGCGGTCGAGTGGTCGCTACGGTACCTTCGCCACAGGTGCCGGCGGCGTTTTGTCGTCGGCGAAGAGGGAAGCGGGTGCAATTCCCGCGCGGACGCGCCGCCGTAACGGGCGAGGCCAGGTCCACATGCCACTGCCGATTGCAATCGGCGGGAAGGCGGATCGAGGCTGACGACCCCGGAGCCGGAAGACCTGCCTGTCGCCCCGCCGCGTTGTCGGTGGGCATGCCTCGTGCGGCGACGCACGTCGGTTGGCGATTGTCGGGTCCTCGCGCTTCAGGACGTCCGGCCGACGATGCTGCGTGGGCACGGTCTCCTCCGACGTGCCGGCCGGTACGTGGGTCGCCTGAATCAGTGCGACGGGCTCTTTGCCCGGAGGCAATGCCCCGCGCGATCGGGGCGGAAAGTGTCCCTGTGTCCTCATTCCTCACGCACGCCATCGTGGCGTCGCTCGCACTCCCAGCCATCGCGCTGGCCGGCCCATACTCCGGGCCGTCTGACACGATCAACGCCCTCGACGGAGCCATCGCATCGTCGAGTGGCGTGTTCGTCGAATGGGCCGACGACATCGATGCCAGCGGAACAAGTTTCGCACCCAACGGCAGCACGGCGATCGACACGTCCGGCGGCTTCAACAGCCTTGGCGATCTCAGTCAGGCCGACATTGACAACGGCCTGATGCCGGGGCAGATCACCGTGACGTTCCCGACTGGCATTGCCGACGGTCCGGGAGCCGACTTCGCCGTATTCGAAAACGGCTTTGTCTTTCCAAGCGATCCGTTCCTGTTTGCGGAATTGGCGTTTGTCGAAGTGTCCAGCGACGGCCTTACCTTCGCTCGATTCCCAGCCATTTCGACCAACACGACGTTTCAAGGGAACTTCGGTCAGAGCTTCGGCGGGTTCGATACGACGAACATCTTCAACCTCGCCGGCAAGCACGCCGACGGCTTTGGGACGCCGTTCGACTTGTCTGACCTTGCAAGCGACCCGCTCGTGACCGGCGGACAGGTTGATCTCGATGCCATCTCGGCCGTTCGACTCGTCGACGTCGTCGGCGACGGCACGACGCTCGACAGCCTCGGAAATCCGATCATCGACGCCTGGCTCACCACCGGCACCGGCGGATTCGACTTCCGGCTCGGCGTCGGAACGGGCGTCGGCGTGATCAATGTGGTGCCCGAGCCGGCAACCGGCGGGGTCTTCGCGAT of the Planctomycetota bacterium genome contains:
- a CDS encoding fasciclin domain-containing protein translates to MAARVRTLWTIALLLVFAPAALAHDESHAHTQLPSADRFDSAWATLRSEDDHQTFCRLAVLVGLHRVLDGSHDVTVFAPTNAAFTQLGEAELERLAKPDARRDLRDLIAGHLVWGRVLPENVPGWRLCPTAARATVALTRPETVDGVSSSTQQVTLLVVDAIDAFEVDCDASTGPVYGVDRLIRHENTEWHHAPGCEPHEGSSSSNGQHAGIGGGRSASSSGGSANSPDRNGQPGNQSPPAVSGGVSVNR